A genomic segment from Psychrilyobacter piezotolerans encodes:
- a CDS encoding response regulator transcription factor translates to MDKILIVEDDNSLSQLLEFQLKYAHYDTVITPRGEEAIKLVKEYDYNLIILDLMLLDGSGIDVCKEIRTFSEVPIIMLTAKDSINDKISAFDAGADDYLTKPFEFAELLARIKANTKKSKNSEPKILSHKGITIFLDTYRAERDGVELNLTKKELKILQLLLENKGKVISKEEIINKLWQGFYEENNNIVSVYINYLRNKVDKDFSEKLIENVRGIGYIIR, encoded by the coding sequence ATGGACAAAATTCTTATTGTTGAAGACGATAACAGCCTTTCACAACTGTTGGAATTTCAATTGAAATATGCTCATTATGATACTGTTATTACCCCTAGGGGAGAGGAAGCGATTAAATTAGTAAAAGAATATGATTACAACTTAATTATTTTAGATCTCATGCTTTTAGACGGAAGTGGAATTGATGTCTGCAAAGAGATCAGAACTTTTTCCGAAGTTCCTATAATTATGCTGACAGCCAAAGACAGCATCAATGATAAGATCTCTGCCTTTGATGCCGGAGCCGATGACTACCTAACTAAACCCTTTGAATTTGCCGAACTTTTAGCTAGAATAAAGGCTAATACTAAAAAATCTAAAAATTCTGAGCCCAAGATTCTTTCTCATAAGGGTATCACTATATTTTTGGATACCTATAGAGCTGAGAGGGATGGGGTAGAATTAAATTTAACAAAAAAAGAATTAAAGATATTACAACTTTTATTGGAGAACAAAGGAAAAGTAATCAGTAAGGAAGAGATCATAAATAAATTATGGCAGGGTTTCTACGAGGAAAACAATAATATTGTATCGGTGTATATCAACTACCTTAGAAATAAAGTAGACAAGGACTTTTCTGAAAAACTAATTGAAAATGTTAGGGGTATCGGATATATAATAAGGTAA
- a CDS encoding PTS transporter subunit IIC: MTTNIYSLKQKQNIFKLGVTYLTKVLNGMALGLFSSLIIGLILKQIGVYTGLNFLSHYGQIAQWMMGPAIGAGVAYSLKVHPLAIFSAIICGALGAGTITSGGGITIGEPVGAFIASLVGAEIGRLISGKTKFDILLIPSLTIISGGLAASLVSPFMVDFMKEVGIFINTLTTLHPIPMGITLSVVMGIILTLPISSAAISISLGLSGIAAGAATVGCATHMVGFAVSSYRENKIGGLVSQGLGTSMLQVPNVIKKPVIALPVILTSAILGPLATTVFHMENNSIGAGMGTSGLVGQIATFKTMGTDGILGILLLHFILPGIFTYFISEFMRKKNWIKYGDLQL; encoded by the coding sequence ATGACAACCAATATCTACAGTTTAAAACAAAAACAAAACATTTTCAAACTGGGAGTAACATACCTAACCAAGGTGTTAAATGGAATGGCTTTAGGACTTTTTTCATCCCTTATAATTGGGCTTATCTTAAAACAAATTGGGGTTTATACAGGGCTTAACTTTCTATCCCACTACGGACAGATAGCTCAATGGATGATGGGTCCTGCTATTGGTGCCGGGGTAGCATATAGTTTAAAAGTTCATCCTTTGGCCATATTTTCAGCTATTATTTGCGGCGCTTTAGGTGCCGGCACTATCACTTCCGGCGGCGGAATAACTATAGGAGAACCTGTGGGAGCTTTTATCGCTTCCCTTGTGGGAGCTGAAATAGGCCGGTTAATAAGCGGTAAGACGAAGTTTGATATCCTTCTCATCCCTTCTCTAACCATTATTTCCGGCGGACTCGCAGCCAGCTTAGTTTCGCCTTTTATGGTGGATTTTATGAAAGAGGTCGGGATATTTATAAATACTCTCACCACTCTTCATCCTATCCCTATGGGAATTACTCTTTCAGTAGTCATGGGAATCATCTTAACCCTGCCTATATCCAGTGCTGCCATCTCAATTTCTCTGGGATTATCAGGAATTGCAGCTGGAGCTGCTACAGTTGGATGCGCTACTCATATGGTCGGGTTTGCAGTTTCCAGCTATAGGGAAAATAAAATCGGAGGATTGGTCTCACAAGGGTTGGGTACCTCCATGCTGCAAGTTCCTAATGTTATCAAAAAACCAGTTATTGCCCTGCCTGTTATCCTCACTTCTGCAATCCTAGGACCCCTGGCAACCACTGTCTTCCATATGGAAAATAATTCAATCGGTGCCGGTATGGGAACTTCCGGATTAGTCGGGCAGATAGCTACCTTTAAAACCATGGGTACAGATGGAATCTTAGGAATTCTACTCCTACACTTTATTCTTCCAGGAATTTTTACTTATTTTATAAGTGAATTCATGAGAAAAAAGAACTGGATTAAATATGGAGATCTGCAACTCTAG
- the rpsB gene encoding 30S ribosomal protein S2, with product MAVITMKQLLEAGAHFGHQAKRWNPKMGKYIFTERNGIHVLDLHKSLKMIEVAYNVIRDVAADGGDVLFVGTKKQAQEAVKVQAERAGMYYVNNRWLGGMMTNFQTIKTRIARLKELETLDADGTLDAAYTKKEASMLRKELVKLDKNLGGIKDMKAAPKAIFVVDVKKEFLAVEEANKLGIPVIAMVDSNVDPDPITFPIPANDDAIRSVTLMATIMANAIIEGRKGMEAAPAETK from the coding sequence ATGGCAGTAATTACTATGAAACAATTATTAGAAGCAGGAGCACATTTCGGGCATCAAGCTAAGAGATGGAATCCAAAGATGGGGAAATATATCTTCACAGAAAGAAACGGAATCCACGTATTAGACTTACACAAATCTTTAAAGATGATCGAAGTTGCGTATAACGTAATCAGAGACGTAGCAGCTGACGGTGGAGACGTATTATTCGTTGGAACTAAAAAGCAAGCTCAAGAAGCTGTAAAAGTACAAGCTGAAAGAGCAGGAATGTACTATGTAAACAATAGATGGTTAGGTGGAATGATGACTAACTTCCAAACAATCAAAACTAGAATCGCTAGATTAAAAGAATTAGAAACATTAGATGCAGACGGAACTTTAGATGCAGCTTACACAAAGAAGGAAGCTTCTATGTTAAGAAAAGAATTAGTAAAATTAGACAAGAACTTAGGTGGAATTAAAGATATGAAAGCAGCTCCTAAAGCAATCTTCGTAGTAGACGTTAAGAAAGAATTCTTAGCTGTTGAAGAAGCTAACAAATTAGGAATACCTGTAATCGCAATGGTTGACTCAAACGTTGATCCTGATCCTATCACATTCCCAATTCCAGCAAATGACGACGCTATCAGATCAGTAACATTAATGGCTACTATCATGGCTAACGCTATCATCGAAGGTAGAAAAGGTATGGAAGCAGCACCAGCTGAAACTAAGTAA
- the tsf gene encoding translation elongation factor Ts has product MKITAKMVKELRDITAAGMLDCKKALQEKEGNLDAAIDYLREKGIAKAAKKSGRIAAEGMIFDGITEDAKTAVVLEFNAETDFVTKNDEFVQFGKDAVKLALDNGITTIEALKAAELNGETIETRLTNLIAKIGENMNLRRLESVTAEGFVTTYNHMGGKLGVIIEMTGEATPENVEKAKGIAMHVAAMDPGYLAPENVTTEDLKREMEIARVQLTEEGKPEKIIDNILKGKERKFYEESCLVKQVYVRAENKETVEQFAGDITVKGFSRFKVGEGIEKKVEDFAAEVAAQING; this is encoded by the coding sequence ATGAAAATCACAGCTAAAATGGTAAAAGAATTAAGAGACATCACAGCGGCAGGAATGCTTGATTGTAAAAAAGCTTTACAAGAAAAAGAAGGAAACTTAGATGCAGCTATCGATTACTTAAGAGAGAAAGGTATCGCTAAAGCAGCTAAAAAATCAGGAAGAATCGCAGCAGAAGGAATGATTTTTGACGGAATAACTGAAGATGCTAAAACAGCAGTAGTTTTAGAATTTAATGCAGAAACAGATTTCGTAACTAAAAATGATGAGTTTGTTCAATTTGGAAAAGACGCTGTAAAATTAGCTTTAGACAACGGAATTACAACAATAGAAGCTTTAAAAGCTGCAGAATTAAACGGTGAAACTATTGAAACAAGATTAACTAACTTAATCGCTAAGATCGGTGAAAACATGAACTTAAGAAGATTAGAGTCAGTTACTGCTGAAGGTTTCGTAACTACTTATAACCATATGGGTGGAAAATTAGGTGTTATCATCGAAATGACTGGTGAAGCTACTCCTGAAAACGTAGAAAAAGCGAAAGGAATCGCTATGCACGTAGCAGCTATGGATCCTGGTTACTTAGCTCCTGAAAATGTAACTACTGAAGATTTAAAGAGAGAGATGGAAATAGCTAGAGTTCAATTAACGGAAGAAGGAAAGCCTGAAAAAATAATTGACAACATCTTAAAAGGTAAAGAAAGAAAGTTCTACGAAGAATCTTGTTTAGTTAAGCAAGTTTACGTAAGAGCAGAAAATAAAGAAACTGTAGAGCAATTTGCAGGAGATATAACAGTAAAAGGATTCTCTAGATTTAAAGTTGGAGAAGGGATTGAAAAGAAAGTTGAAGATTTCGCAGCAGAAGTTGCAGCTCAAATTAACGGATAA
- the pyrH gene encoding UMP kinase, producing MTPKYKRVLLKLSGEALMGEQEYGISSHMINMFSRQIVELADLGIEVGVVIGGGNIFRGLSGEEQGIDRVTGDHMGMLATVINALALQNTIEKLGVQTRVQTGLEIPKVAEPFIKRKAQRHLEKGRVVIFGAGTGNPYFTTDTAAALRAMEIDADIVMKGTKVDGIFDKDPAKYADAKKYDTITYSEVIAQGLKVMDTAAISLCMDNDLPILVFDSLVDGNIKKAVFGEVIGTTVVK from the coding sequence ATGACACCAAAATATAAAAGAGTTCTTTTAAAATTAAGCGGAGAGGCTTTGATGGGAGAACAGGAATATGGGATTTCATCTCACATGATAAATATGTTTTCTAGGCAGATAGTTGAATTAGCTGATCTGGGAATAGAAGTAGGAGTTGTTATTGGTGGAGGAAACATCTTTAGAGGCCTGTCTGGCGAGGAACAGGGAATCGACAGGGTAACCGGCGACCATATGGGAATGTTAGCTACAGTAATCAATGCACTTGCATTGCAGAATACAATTGAAAAATTAGGAGTTCAAACAAGAGTTCAAACAGGATTAGAAATTCCTAAGGTAGCAGAACCCTTTATAAAGAGAAAAGCTCAAAGACACTTGGAAAAAGGAAGAGTGGTAATATTTGGTGCAGGAACAGGAAATCCATATTTTACAACAGATACAGCAGCAGCCTTGAGAGCTATGGAAATAGATGCTGATATCGTAATGAAAGGAACTAAAGTAGATGGAATATTTGATAAGGATCCGGCTAAATATGCAGATGCAAAAAAATATGATACAATTACATATTCAGAAGTTATAGCTCAAGGTCTAAAAGTAATGGATACAGCAGCAATTTCATTATGCATGGATAATGACCTTCCAATCTTAGTATTTGATTCATTGGTGGATGGGAATATTAAGAAAGCAGTATTTGGAGAAGTCATAGGAACAACGGTAGTAAAATAA
- the frr gene encoding ribosome recycling factor codes for MSKILITETKERMEKAIDSTKHRFSTIRAGRANVAMLADVKVSQYGSEMPLNQVGNVSAPEARLLVIDPWDKTVIPAIEKAINLANLGLTPNNDGKVVRLSIPELTAERRKEYAKMAKTEAEAGKIAIRGIRKDINNKLRAAEKDGDITQDELKAFEDDVQKLTDDYIKTVDELFKKKEKEITTV; via the coding sequence ATGTCAAAAATATTAATAACAGAAACTAAAGAAAGAATGGAAAAAGCTATCGACTCAACAAAACATAGATTTTCAACAATAAGAGCAGGTAGAGCAAACGTAGCTATGTTAGCTGACGTAAAAGTATCTCAGTATGGAAGCGAAATGCCGTTAAACCAAGTAGGAAATGTATCTGCTCCAGAAGCAAGATTATTAGTTATCGATCCTTGGGATAAGACTGTAATTCCTGCAATTGAAAAAGCAATCAACTTGGCTAACTTAGGACTAACTCCTAATAATGACGGTAAAGTAGTAAGATTATCTATACCTGAATTAACAGCTGAAAGAAGAAAAGAATATGCTAAAATGGCTAAAACTGAAGCAGAAGCTGGAAAAATAGCGATTAGAGGTATAAGAAAAGACATCAACAATAAATTAAGAGCCGCTGAAAAAGATGGAGATATCACTCAAGATGAGTTAAAAGCTTTTGAAGATGATGTTCAAAAACTTACAGATGACTATATCAAAACAGTAGATGAATTATTCAAGAAGAAAGAAAAAGAGATCACAACTGTATAA
- a CDS encoding response regulator transcription factor, whose product MYNILIVEDETKIARLMELHLTYEGYKVDVANDGFEALNKIREKTYDVVILDWMLPKVEGPKVCQEIKKFYPETIVIMVTAKDDITDKITGFEFGADDYLTKPFESLELSARIKAHLRKIHRQDTTYQMTVKDLTLDLSRFVAIRGDRDIKLSKTEFELLKFLIENKGIVLTRNKILVNVWGYDGSDSILDVYIKYLRDKIDKDFPVKLIKTIRGIGFTIEK is encoded by the coding sequence ATGTATAATATTTTAATAGTAGAAGATGAAACTAAGATAGCTCGTTTAATGGAATTACACTTAACATATGAAGGATATAAGGTAGATGTAGCCAACGATGGATTTGAAGCTTTAAACAAGATCAGAGAAAAAACATATGATGTAGTTATTCTGGACTGGATGCTTCCCAAAGTCGAAGGACCCAAGGTGTGCCAAGAGATCAAGAAGTTCTATCCTGAAACTATAGTTATCATGGTTACAGCCAAAGACGACATCACCGATAAGATTACCGGATTTGAATTCGGGGCCGATGATTACTTAACTAAACCTTTTGAATCCTTGGAACTGTCTGCAAGAATCAAAGCACACCTTAGAAAAATTCATCGCCAGGATACAACATATCAAATGACTGTGAAAGACCTTACTTTGGATCTTTCCAGGTTTGTGGCTATCAGAGGCGATAGGGATATCAAATTATCTAAAACAGAATTTGAACTCTTAAAATTCTTAATTGAAAACAAAGGTATAGTTCTGACCCGGAATAAGATCTTGGTCAATGTATGGGGGTATGACGGCAGTGACAGTATCCTGGATGTGTATATCAAGTATCTGAGGGATAAGATCGACAAAGATTTCCCTGTAAAATTAATTAAAACTATCAGAGGGATAGGGTTTACCATAGAGAAATAA
- a CDS encoding sensor histidine kinase yields MKKFSFFNKISTKIAMSFSLTFVLTLLVLNLIIYISVTTHTNTLEQSLVIARKEVILGEVNNILSSSPRLGEEEISNIIDKATSHRDQIYVNFKFPNKTYQSFKKISLPYTIDIDQVGEYHFIKLKKNRFFYLNTMVKAPSGEKIYIQLISDLKSSDSLIDALTSTMLLIDLAGFIFAIVTGVFFAKKTLKPINSIADTAELINRHNLNKRIEASNHDDEIGRLIKVINDMMERLERSFENQTKFISDASHELRTPLSIINGYVDLLNQWGVGNKELTEEALSSIKEEIFNMTDLMEKLLFIAREENTRYNLNSTDVDVPSLLKRVYKEFKMIDKKHAYSIHNIPEFHGFIDEKLILQAVRAIIENSIKYTPKNKQITISCEKGKSHFKIIVSDEGIGIPKKHIPKLFNRFYRVDEARTKDTGGNGLGLSIVKSIVDIHNGNIFIDSEVNKGTTVTLKLPIQ; encoded by the coding sequence ATGAAAAAATTTAGTTTTTTTAATAAAATTTCTACCAAGATAGCCATGTCCTTTTCCCTTACATTTGTTTTGACTCTATTGGTATTAAATCTTATCATCTATATCTCTGTTACGACACACACCAATACCTTAGAGCAGTCTCTTGTTATCGCCAGGAAAGAAGTTATCTTAGGGGAAGTTAATAATATACTCTCCTCTTCTCCCAGGCTGGGAGAAGAGGAAATTTCAAATATTATAGATAAGGCGACCTCCCATAGAGATCAAATATATGTTAATTTTAAATTTCCCAATAAAACTTATCAAAGTTTTAAAAAAATCAGCCTTCCCTATACTATCGATATCGATCAGGTAGGAGAGTACCACTTTATTAAGTTAAAAAAAAATAGATTTTTTTATCTGAATACCATGGTAAAAGCTCCCTCTGGGGAGAAAATATATATACAGTTGATCAGTGATCTAAAGTCTTCTGATTCCCTTATAGATGCTCTGACATCCACCATGCTTTTAATCGATTTAGCCGGTTTTATTTTCGCCATTGTCACTGGAGTTTTTTTTGCAAAAAAAACTTTAAAACCAATAAACTCAATAGCAGATACCGCTGAATTAATAAACCGGCATAATCTGAATAAAAGAATTGAGGCCTCTAACCATGACGATGAAATTGGAAGGTTAATCAAGGTTATAAATGATATGATGGAAAGATTGGAACGCTCTTTTGAAAATCAAACAAAATTTATTTCCGATGCATCCCACGAGCTGAGAACACCCCTTTCCATTATAAATGGATATGTGGACCTGCTCAATCAATGGGGAGTCGGCAATAAGGAACTTACAGAGGAAGCTCTTTCTTCTATAAAGGAGGAGATCTTTAATATGACCGATCTTATGGAAAAGCTTTTATTCATTGCCCGGGAAGAAAATACCAGGTATAATTTAAATTCAACAGATGTCGATGTTCCCAGCCTGCTCAAAAGAGTTTATAAGGAATTTAAGATGATCGATAAAAAACATGCTTATTCAATCCATAATATCCCTGAATTTCATGGGTTTATTGATGAAAAATTAATTTTACAGGCAGTTCGGGCTATAATAGAAAATTCTATAAAATATACACCTAAAAATAAACAGATAACTATTTCCTGTGAAAAAGGAAAAAGTCATTTTAAAATCATAGTTTCAGATGAAGGAATTGGTATTCCCAAAAAACATATTCCAAAATTATTCAATAGATTCTATAGGGTAGATGAAGCTAGGACTAAGGATACAGGTGGAAATGGTTTAGGACTTTCTATCGTAAAAAGTATTGTAGATATACATAATGGTAATATTTTTATAGATAGCGAGGTCAATAAGGGAACTACTGTGACTCTTAAACTTCCAATACAATAA
- a CDS encoding cytochrome c biogenesis protein CcdA, whose translation MIYFIAFTLGLSGFFHPCFIGTITTFYAALVLVKEKKKFILGSILGIIIINFSFLFFTDLLSHIFHQRIFNYIIGGMFILFGLMFLGVIKHQHSHLLLSAERIKNANPVLVGIFVVFSWIQSFAHIFIPMVPLISKTNSYLRFFIIIPYVIGLTIPVTLFNFLPLQFKEKHRQKYTKIIGIILIILGIFISFNLFEEIEHLV comes from the coding sequence ATGATCTATTTCATTGCCTTTACTTTAGGGCTTTCAGGATTTTTTCATCCATGCTTCATTGGGACTATAACTACATTTTATGCTGCCCTGGTCCTGGTTAAAGAGAAGAAAAAATTTATTTTGGGGAGTATCCTGGGAATAATTATTATCAATTTTTCATTTTTATTTTTTACCGATCTTTTAAGTCATATCTTCCACCAGAGGATATTTAATTATATTATCGGCGGGATGTTTATTCTCTTTGGGCTTATGTTTTTAGGGGTTATAAAGCATCAACATTCCCACCTTCTCCTTTCTGCAGAGAGGATAAAAAACGCAAATCCTGTCTTAGTGGGGATTTTTGTTGTTTTTTCATGGATTCAATCCTTTGCTCATATCTTTATCCCCATGGTTCCTTTAATTTCCAAGACAAACTCCTATTTGAGATTTTTTATAATCATACCCTATGTTATAGGATTAACTATACCGGTTACTTTATTTAATTTTCTGCCTCTGCAATTTAAAGAAAAACACAGACAGAAATATACTAAAATCATTGGAATAATCCTAATCATCTTAGGTATCTTTATCAGTTTCAATCTATTTGAAGAAATCGAACACCTGGTTTGA
- a CDS encoding deoxycytidylate deaminase has product MNKREDYLSWDEYFMGIAVLSGQRSKDPSTQVGACIINEDKKIVGAGYNGFPKGCSDEEFPWGREGGFLETKYPFVMHAEQNAILNSIKNLKNCTIYVGLFPCHECAKSIIQSGIKKIVYLSDKYNGTDSNRASKMLLDSAGVKYTKLIPRKMEICISLDENLI; this is encoded by the coding sequence ATGAATAAAAGAGAAGATTATCTGAGCTGGGATGAATATTTTATGGGAATAGCAGTTTTATCCGGGCAGAGAAGTAAAGATCCAAGTACCCAGGTTGGGGCTTGTATAATAAATGAAGATAAAAAAATTGTTGGAGCAGGATACAATGGTTTTCCCAAGGGATGTTCCGATGAAGAGTTTCCGTGGGGGAGGGAAGGAGGATTTTTAGAGACTAAATACCCCTTTGTCATGCATGCAGAACAGAATGCAATCTTAAACAGTATAAAAAATTTAAAAAACTGCACCATATATGTAGGGTTATTTCCCTGCCATGAGTGTGCTAAGTCGATAATTCAAAGTGGAATAAAGAAGATAGTCTACCTTTCGGATAAATATAACGGAACAGACTCTAACAGGGCATCTAAGATGCTTTTGGACAGTGCAGGGGTAAAATATACTAAATTAATTCCAAGAAAGATGGAGATCTGTATCTCTTTAGATGAAAATTTAATTTAA